The Legionella sp. PATHC032 genome has a window encoding:
- a CDS encoding SidE phosphodiesterase domain-containing protein, whose product MPKYVEGVELTQEGMHAIFARMGYGDITSGSIYNGVPTIDAVALNNQGFMPVLTGVGPHRDSGHWIMLIKGPGNQYYLFDPLGKASGEGYQNILAAQLPMGSTLSVIPNGSNLNRGLCGYWVASVGLRAQQALNQHNPPTLLNLGQTITDEMRNELDHDGYRKITGWLRAVADEFPHGDEQFDAKALREATEKDLKIETPTLILPGKDTSLKETPTKPTAPQVAPKYSLDSKLLESDDDVLETINYVHKEYLNKEYPGPLKNPKDPKEGRIPPDEQSRINHGLAHTVRTMACAEVMIEEARKAQLRGETLGKAKNGQTLADVTPEEMKKILIAQAFFVVGRDDERSGYDEFHKRNFYAEYHEKSEQAFRKYVEDNQLIGKIFKDQKEVDFYAAIILDKDHDWKATPAHILIHQGHMVDLMRVKAPAEVALESIYNQLKDTVGSKGAEAVLKAHRDFFFATGAVVPLVNPEAIDDPSRGGPYENPYNGEKYVIVEGKEPKSTKDLPKPVGRNYQLKDNERFLTIKEYYAFPDVQQTYPGYKTRLEGTSYYLPTRFARECEQDPAKCLGAIQKSRSKLQTDAIKNGFQSSSDKERRQPNVDEIVAARIIKQILANPDCIHDDHVLINGQKLEEKFFRDLLAKCEMAVVGSLLNDTDMGNIDTLMRHEKDTEFHSTNTEAVPVKIGEYWINDQRINNNSGNITQKKHDLIFLMQNDAWYFSRVNAIAQNRDKGSTFKEVLITTLMTPLTSKALVDTSRAPAPNRLFRGLSFSEEFTKGLIDQANAIIANTENTLFTDLSAEAFKQIKLNDLSKISSRTNASTTTNINLVTETWDSNVIFEMLDPDGLLHPKQVGRHGAGTESEFSVYLPEDVALVPVKVTLDGKTKKGENRYVFTFVAVKSPDFIPRHEGGYAVEPFLRMQTAKLAEVKSSIEKTQGAPDLERIFNLQNEVEAVQYSHLSTGYKNFLKNTVGPVLENCLNGFMESDAVALNKALAAFPPDGQWSAFNFEEARQAKRQMDTLKQMVANKVVLDALTQCQDALEKQNIAGALDALKKIPSEKEMGTIRRELREQIQNTRQELESLQRAVVTPVVTDEKKVRERYDALIGNTSKKITELETGKLPNLDAVKKGISNLSNLKQEVTVLRNEKIRMHSGTDKVNFSDIEKLENQIEVMNTKLADAYLLEVTKQVSALENDKPKNQSELKTKIEKFLDRTADIEMLRNERIKKHGSSKDPLDLSDLDKLSGNLQRVNQSLVSSLINTIRVSISQMEAKNFHGQEKEVQENFELLAKLEKTLDKSKTSEKLREDIPKLNDLLVAKQKAYPQMVQLQLKSEVLITQLRELCQANHDDLDKTRNARLRELDRLDREAGIGRVVGNLIWGLTNKVGLTTDERLEIRTKQQSLARFRTELFNDKIDTDQLISNLARKRPSELQEGLGISADNAMELYMLLTDLESKTTSPDKLEDRAKAIDDISTKIGREPEHLKFVVIDVDETDKKAMKF is encoded by the coding sequence ATGCCTAAATATGTCGAAGGTGTAGAACTAACTCAAGAAGGTATGCATGCTATTTTTGCACGCATGGGATACGGGGATATTACCAGCGGTAGTATTTACAATGGAGTGCCAACCATTGATGCAGTAGCCCTGAACAACCAAGGTTTCATGCCTGTGTTAACTGGGGTAGGACCACACAGAGACTCCGGACACTGGATCATGTTAATCAAAGGGCCCGGTAACCAATACTATCTCTTTGACCCACTGGGTAAAGCTTCGGGTGAAGGTTATCAAAATATTTTAGCAGCACAATTACCCATGGGATCTACCCTTTCTGTTATTCCTAATGGTTCTAATTTAAATAGGGGATTATGCGGCTATTGGGTTGCCTCTGTCGGTTTAAGAGCACAGCAGGCATTAAATCAACATAATCCCCCTACTTTGTTGAATCTGGGCCAAACCATTACCGACGAAATGCGCAATGAACTTGATCATGACGGTTATCGAAAAATTACCGGATGGTTACGAGCTGTTGCTGATGAATTTCCTCACGGTGACGAGCAATTTGATGCAAAAGCATTAAGGGAAGCTACGGAAAAAGATTTAAAGATAGAAACTCCTACCCTGATTCTTCCTGGCAAAGACACCTCTCTTAAAGAAACCCCTACGAAACCTACTGCACCACAAGTAGCTCCCAAGTATTCTTTAGACAGTAAGTTATTAGAGAGCGATGATGATGTTCTCGAAACCATAAACTATGTGCATAAAGAGTATTTAAACAAAGAATATCCTGGTCCATTAAAAAATCCAAAGGATCCAAAAGAAGGACGCATACCTCCAGACGAGCAGAGCAGGATAAATCATGGCCTTGCCCATACCGTACGCACAATGGCTTGTGCCGAAGTAATGATAGAAGAGGCTCGTAAAGCACAACTGAGAGGAGAAACTTTAGGTAAAGCAAAAAATGGCCAGACTTTGGCTGATGTAACACCAGAAGAAATGAAAAAAATTCTCATCGCACAAGCCTTTTTTGTGGTAGGAAGAGACGACGAACGCTCAGGATATGATGAATTCCACAAGAGAAACTTCTATGCGGAATATCATGAGAAAAGCGAGCAAGCTTTCAGAAAATACGTTGAAGACAACCAGCTCATTGGTAAAATCTTTAAAGATCAAAAAGAAGTCGATTTCTACGCCGCAATTATTCTCGATAAAGATCATGATTGGAAGGCTACTCCAGCACATATCCTTATACATCAAGGGCATATGGTTGATTTAATGAGAGTTAAAGCGCCTGCCGAAGTCGCATTGGAGAGCATCTACAATCAACTTAAGGATACCGTCGGTTCGAAAGGAGCCGAGGCCGTTCTTAAAGCTCATAGAGATTTTTTCTTTGCTACTGGCGCCGTTGTTCCTCTAGTAAACCCTGAAGCAATCGATGACCCCAGCAGAGGCGGACCTTATGAAAATCCCTACAATGGCGAGAAATACGTTATTGTAGAGGGTAAGGAACCAAAATCTACAAAAGACTTACCAAAACCTGTAGGTCGCAACTATCAACTGAAAGATAATGAACGATTCCTAACCATAAAGGAATATTACGCTTTCCCTGATGTGCAGCAAACCTATCCTGGTTATAAAACACGTTTGGAAGGGACTTCTTATTATCTACCAACAAGATTTGCAAGAGAATGTGAGCAAGACCCGGCAAAATGCCTGGGGGCTATCCAAAAATCCCGTTCAAAACTACAAACGGATGCCATTAAAAATGGCTTTCAATCCAGTTCTGATAAAGAGAGAAGACAACCGAATGTGGATGAAATTGTGGCTGCCCGCATCATTAAGCAAATCTTGGCCAATCCAGATTGCATCCATGATGATCATGTGCTCATCAATGGCCAAAAACTGGAAGAAAAATTCTTCCGCGATTTGTTAGCCAAATGTGAAATGGCTGTTGTAGGCTCACTGCTTAATGACACCGACATGGGAAACATCGATACTTTAATGCGACATGAGAAAGACACCGAGTTTCATTCTACCAATACAGAAGCCGTTCCGGTGAAGATTGGAGAATATTGGATTAATGACCAAAGAATTAATAACAATAGTGGCAACATCACCCAAAAGAAACACGATTTAATTTTCCTCATGCAAAATGACGCCTGGTACTTTAGCCGAGTTAATGCCATTGCGCAAAACCGGGATAAAGGATCCACTTTCAAGGAAGTGCTGATTACTACTCTAATGACGCCTTTGACGAGTAAGGCATTAGTGGACACGTCACGCGCCCCTGCTCCAAATAGACTGTTTCGTGGTCTAAGTTTTTCAGAAGAATTTACCAAAGGGTTAATTGATCAAGCGAATGCCATCATTGCTAATACAGAAAATACGCTGTTTACTGATCTTTCTGCTGAAGCCTTTAAACAAATCAAGTTAAATGATTTAAGTAAAATATCCAGCAGAACTAATGCCAGTACGACTACAAATATTAATCTTGTAACAGAAACCTGGGATTCTAATGTCATCTTTGAAATGCTTGACCCGGATGGTTTGCTGCATCCCAAGCAAGTAGGACGCCATGGGGCGGGCACTGAAAGTGAATTCTCCGTTTATTTGCCAGAAGATGTTGCCCTGGTTCCAGTCAAAGTGACCCTTGATGGGAAAACAAAAAAAGGAGAGAATCGATATGTCTTTACCTTCGTTGCCGTAAAAAGCCCAGACTTTATACCACGACATGAAGGCGGCTATGCGGTTGAACCATTTTTAAGAATGCAAACTGCCAAGTTAGCCGAAGTCAAAAGCTCTATTGAAAAAACACAGGGAGCACCGGACCTTGAGAGAATTTTCAATTTACAAAACGAAGTAGAAGCAGTGCAATATTCACATTTATCTACTGGTTACAAAAATTTTCTAAAAAATACCGTCGGCCCTGTTTTGGAAAATTGTCTTAATGGATTCATGGAGAGTGATGCGGTCGCTTTAAATAAGGCCTTAGCGGCATTTCCACCCGACGGACAATGGTCAGCCTTCAATTTTGAAGAAGCAAGGCAGGCCAAAAGACAGATGGATACCCTTAAACAAATGGTTGCAAATAAAGTAGTGCTTGACGCATTGACTCAATGCCAGGACGCGCTGGAAAAGCAAAATATCGCTGGCGCATTGGATGCACTCAAAAAAATCCCATCTGAAAAAGAGATGGGTACCATTAGAAGAGAGCTAAGAGAACAAATCCAGAACACCAGGCAAGAACTGGAATCATTGCAACGTGCCGTTGTTACTCCGGTAGTAACAGATGAAAAGAAAGTAAGAGAACGCTATGATGCCCTGATAGGAAACACATCGAAGAAAATTACTGAACTTGAAACAGGGAAATTACCCAATCTTGATGCTGTCAAGAAAGGCATATCTAACTTGAGCAATCTGAAACAAGAAGTAACCGTATTACGTAATGAAAAAATACGGATGCACAGTGGAACTGATAAAGTTAATTTTTCAGATATTGAAAAACTGGAAAACCAAATAGAGGTCATGAATACCAAATTAGCTGATGCTTATTTGCTTGAAGTAACCAAACAAGTGTCCGCGCTTGAAAATGACAAACCCAAAAATCAGTCTGAATTGAAAACAAAGATAGAAAAATTTCTTGACAGAACCGCTGATATTGAAATGTTGCGTAATGAGCGAATCAAAAAACACGGTTCATCGAAAGATCCGCTGGACCTGTCTGATTTGGATAAATTAAGCGGCAACTTACAGCGTGTTAATCAATCCCTGGTTTCGTCTTTGATAAATACCATTCGGGTTTCTATCAGTCAAATGGAAGCTAAAAATTTTCACGGACAGGAAAAGGAAGTACAAGAGAATTTTGAGTTACTCGCAAAACTCGAAAAAACATTGGATAAGTCAAAGACATCAGAAAAGCTAAGGGAGGATATACCCAAACTCAATGATTTGCTGGTTGCAAAACAAAAAGCCTATCCTCAAATGGTACAACTGCAACTCAAGAGTGAAGTCTTGATCACTCAATTACGTGAGTTATGTCAAGCTAACCATGACGATCTGGATAAAACAAGAAATGCAAGATTACGAGAATTGGATCGGCTGGACAGAGAAGCTGGAATAGGGAGAGTGGTCGGCAATCTAATCTGGGGCCTTACCAACAAAGTAGGTTTAACCACAGATGAACGGCTTGAAATCAGGACTAAACAGCAATCGCTTGCACGATTCAGGACTGAATTATTTAATGACAAGATTGATACGGATCAGCTAATCTCTAATTTGGCAAGGAAAAGACCTTCTGAACTGCAAGAAGGATTGGGAATATCTGCAGACAATGCAATGGAGTTATACATGCTCTTAACCGATTTGGAATCTAAAACAACCTCTCCAGACAAACTGGAGGATAGAGCGAAAGCAATCGATGACATCTCCACCAAGATAGGTAGAGAACCTGAGCATTTGAAATTTGTAGTGATTGACGTTGATGAAACTGATAAAAAAGCCATGAAATTTTAA
- the pmtA gene encoding phospholipid N-methyltransferase PmtA: MSLSSVKKVYNIYSSFYDVLFGSIFHQGRSLCANKVNKNAGPNASVLELGVGTGLSLPFYRPDLNITGIDISEKMLEKAEKRIVKKKLSAHIELKIMDAANLEFPDNHFDFVVAMYVASVVPDIDAFLKEISRVCKPSGEIIFVNHFASEKPILRFLEKKLSHIDNFVGFNSNFSIHSILNYKEFKLLETQKVNLFGYWKLLHCKIN; the protein is encoded by the coding sequence ATGTCGCTCTCTTCAGTAAAAAAAGTTTATAATATTTATTCTTCTTTTTATGATGTCCTTTTTGGATCTATATTTCATCAAGGCCGCTCTCTATGCGCTAATAAAGTGAATAAAAATGCTGGTCCGAATGCTTCTGTTTTGGAGCTTGGGGTTGGCACAGGATTATCTTTACCCTTTTACCGTCCCGATTTGAACATAACTGGAATTGATATTTCAGAAAAAATGTTAGAAAAGGCTGAAAAACGTATCGTTAAGAAAAAATTATCAGCCCATATTGAATTAAAAATTATGGATGCCGCTAATTTGGAATTTCCAGATAACCATTTTGATTTTGTTGTTGCCATGTATGTTGCTTCTGTTGTCCCTGATATTGATGCTTTTCTAAAAGAAATCTCGCGTGTTTGTAAACCATCAGGTGAAATAATATTTGTGAATCATTTTGCCTCTGAAAAACCTATCCTGCGTTTCCTTGAAAAAAAACTGTCGCATATTGATAATTTTGTAGGGTTTAACTCGAATTTTTCTATCCATTCTATTTTAAATTATAAAGAATTTAAATTGCTGGAAACTCAAAAAGTCAATCTTTTTGGCTATTGGAAATTATTACACTGTAAAATAAATTGA
- a CDS encoding SidE phosphodiesterase domain-containing protein, with protein sequence MPKYVEGVELTQEGMHAIFARMGHSEIKSGTIYNGVPTIDKEALDKQGFMPVLTGVGPKRDSGHWIMLIKGSGNQYHLFDPMGKISGEGYQDILTTQLPEGSTLSVIPNDPGLNRGLCGYWVASVGLKARSELNKDNPPNLETLGQITTDAMKDELTDNGYLKITGWLRAVADKFPASDPQPDAKALRQATEKDLHIDIPSVFPPVKDNTSKETSVKPTGITSKSLPDMQGFSLYTDPTVRQAIEFANKNYLSQPYEKGRMESEPSYPGGIRVNRGNHGLAHTLRTMAYAEVIVEEARKAVLRGEKLRVFPDGRTLADVTANDLKKIMIAQSFFVAGRLGEESDSENYKHYHKLSREAFMKFVTENKSTLIPDVFKDDKEVEHYANIVEDVKTVDGKNMWGATPEHMLVNQCHMVDLTRCKVPPEPALESFYKILAEKVGQKGAEAVFAIQREFFRATGEMIQGNDPHSKEEYEIPYSTDRYLMENDQPVRLPIPKDSKATEGELKRVDKNKYELKPGQRFMTVDDYYKLPDVRRNYPGHSTTLENPYAKLSVMEAQEALSSKNRGLCETNVEHCLKQLEKTHHKAKIDPIKGAVQPSEKITRREPNVDEIAAAGIIREILANPDSIQDDHVLINGQKLEEQFFRDLLAKCDMAIVGSLLNDKDISNIDKLMEHEKNTEFHETGEEPVSRRAIGKEWSENYRVDEQNIRKTPEHSIKMALIHMMQDGSWYYRRLNAVAQGRDTGSSFKEVLISALMIPSTFKALSDIQEPEFGKKISQTHPTKIHKGLMNLPPDITQNILNQSEAIIANTTIRLFSDPSAKTYQQIKINQFSHLLARTCSSTTIDENAGTFFTNGVDNENNIRLDIEDPDGLLNAKRVGGIGVGGENEYSVYLPDDVALIPIAVNKGNPNVISLVAVKSPDFIPRHESGYAVEPFMKMQKEKVTQALDAIEKDKGTYNIDEQLKNLRTEMVRQAKLPLREGVFDRISHRLSLETSDNKISPERRDFLNQHVIPVLQECHIALRTNDMEMMQKALAKFPTDKQWSAFKSGEAVRAKAQIDVLKQQIEKRIMLQSQIIPALTECNEALDKQNATEALQALNKLPTEKEIVKAKGIGQELRGQITGVKQELTGNLESLQRATTTPVVQDAEKMKVRYEALVTDVTKRVTDFEKIKPANLDSYNKAIADLNNIQQELNLLRNEKIRMHTDKEKAVDFSDIEALEKRLQDTQPKLYPTLVEEATKGIQELEKIPKSISFDDVKSMTSKINGYLETLEFIRNERIKKHGDSTELLDMSDLDKLKNQLQGVSQILAQILLNEAKKSLDNIKDPATLEEKAPYIKRCLDHFAELEKTLDSSVKAMKQKEDFNTYKNSLTDKQEKAYPEMLQLQYKSEALITQLRNLCNIHHDNLDKTREELQQQLNKTGGILDGFFSKTTTAISQAETKQEKELVRFKTELNNDKSDINQLIQFLAKKKPSELEESLGITKENAEQLHGLLKQLDAKATPIDKLQENARLIDEISTKMGSKPASPELVSAKKAREHYQFLLYGTTQKVGDFEKLKPLNPDSYIKAMSDLNNMKEALKFLRSEKSRIHDDKEKVVEFSDIEALEKRVQNAQPKLLTALLEKTTRDITALVKIPRKLTFEDIKSMTSKLNSYLETLEFIRNERIKNHGESPEPLDMSDLDGLKGQLQTFNQNLTDTILRSTKDALTRINDRANFEEGGPYVKACLGLLTQLEKTLDSSVKSMKQKEDISACRNSLVDKQEKAHSGMLDLQSRSEALITQLRDICKIHHGNLAEARRAKLHSLDNQEGGLLGGLWSVTNKLGVTTDTVGIERMQIKMKEHALARFKTELNNDQYDTNQVIAFLAKKKPLELEEGLGISKENAEELHGLLSKLTSKMTSKVEIEENTQLIDEISTKIGSEPVKLESTYTVDEDERDTYRRESGYF encoded by the coding sequence GACTAAAAGCACGTTCTGAACTTAACAAGGATAATCCTCCTAATTTAGAAACCTTGGGTCAAATCACCACGGATGCAATGAAGGATGAATTAACCGACAATGGTTATCTGAAAATTACCGGCTGGTTAAGGGCTGTCGCTGATAAATTTCCAGCAAGTGATCCTCAACCTGATGCGAAAGCATTAAGACAAGCTACTGAAAAAGATTTACATATTGATATACCTTCCGTGTTTCCTCCGGTGAAAGATAACACCTCTAAAGAGACATCAGTAAAACCTACTGGAATAACAAGTAAATCTCTACCGGATATGCAAGGATTTTCATTGTATACAGATCCAACAGTCCGACAGGCTATTGAGTTCGCTAACAAGAATTATTTAAGTCAACCCTATGAAAAAGGACGCATGGAATCTGAACCGTCCTATCCTGGTGGTATCAGAGTAAACAGAGGAAACCATGGTCTTGCGCATACCTTACGTACAATGGCTTATGCCGAAGTGATTGTTGAAGAAGCCCGCAAGGCTGTATTAAGAGGAGAAAAGTTACGAGTTTTTCCAGATGGGCGTACACTAGCTGATGTGACCGCCAATGATTTAAAAAAGATAATGATTGCTCAATCCTTTTTTGTAGCTGGACGTCTGGGAGAGGAATCAGATTCTGAAAATTATAAGCATTACCATAAGCTAAGCCGCGAAGCTTTTATGAAGTTTGTTACGGAAAACAAATCTACATTAATACCAGATGTTTTCAAGGATGATAAAGAAGTAGAGCATTATGCCAACATAGTTGAAGATGTAAAAACTGTGGATGGAAAAAACATGTGGGGAGCCACTCCTGAGCACATGTTAGTTAACCAATGTCACATGGTAGATTTAACAAGATGTAAAGTCCCCCCTGAACCAGCCTTGGAAAGCTTTTATAAAATACTTGCTGAGAAAGTAGGCCAGAAGGGAGCTGAAGCAGTTTTTGCGATACAAAGAGAATTCTTTAGAGCCACTGGAGAAATGATTCAAGGAAACGATCCTCATAGTAAAGAGGAATACGAAATACCTTATTCAACTGACCGTTATTTAATGGAAAATGATCAACCAGTAAGACTTCCTATTCCAAAAGACTCTAAAGCGACAGAAGGTGAGTTAAAGCGAGTTGATAAAAACAAATATGAACTGAAGCCTGGGCAACGCTTCATGACTGTTGATGATTATTATAAATTACCTGACGTAAGAAGAAATTACCCAGGCCACAGTACAACATTAGAAAATCCATATGCCAAATTATCAGTGATGGAAGCTCAAGAAGCGCTCAGTTCAAAAAACAGGGGGCTTTGTGAAACCAACGTCGAACATTGTTTAAAACAATTAGAAAAAACTCATCATAAAGCAAAAATTGACCCCATAAAGGGTGCTGTTCAACCGAGTGAAAAAATAACGAGGAGAGAACCTAATGTCGATGAGATAGCTGCGGCTGGCATCATTAGAGAAATACTGGCTAATCCTGACTCCATTCAAGACGATCATGTGCTCATTAATGGCCAAAAACTGGAAGAACAATTTTTCCGTGATTTGTTGGCTAAATGCGACATGGCAATAGTAGGATCATTATTAAATGATAAGGATATATCAAATATCGATAAACTGATGGAGCATGAAAAGAATACAGAATTTCACGAGACAGGAGAAGAACCTGTATCGCGTCGCGCCATTGGTAAAGAATGGTCAGAAAACTATCGAGTGGATGAGCAAAATATCAGAAAAACCCCTGAACATTCTATCAAGATGGCCCTCATACATATGATGCAAGATGGTTCCTGGTACTATAGGAGGCTTAATGCTGTCGCTCAAGGACGAGATACTGGCTCTTCATTCAAAGAGGTTTTGATTTCAGCCCTGATGATACCCTCTACCTTTAAAGCTTTGTCAGATATTCAAGAGCCTGAATTTGGTAAAAAAATATCACAAACACATCCAACAAAAATTCATAAAGGTCTGATGAATTTACCACCAGACATCACTCAGAACATATTAAATCAATCTGAAGCGATTATCGCGAATACTACCATTCGATTATTTTCTGATCCTTCAGCTAAAACATACCAACAAATAAAAATCAATCAATTCTCTCATTTACTGGCAAGAACATGTTCCAGCACCACGATCGATGAAAATGCCGGAACATTTTTTACCAATGGGGTGGATAATGAAAACAACATAAGATTAGACATTGAAGATCCGGATGGTTTACTAAATGCGAAACGAGTTGGTGGAATTGGTGTAGGTGGTGAGAATGAATACTCCGTCTATCTACCTGATGACGTTGCCTTGATACCTATAGCAGTGAATAAAGGCAATCCTAACGTGATTAGCTTGGTTGCCGTAAAAAGCCCTGACTTTATACCACGACATGAAAGCGGCTATGCGGTTGAGCCCTTCATGAAAATGCAAAAAGAGAAAGTCACTCAGGCATTGGATGCCATTGAAAAGGACAAAGGCACCTATAACATCGATGAACAACTAAAAAATCTAAGAACAGAGATGGTAAGACAAGCCAAATTACCTCTTAGAGAAGGGGTTTTTGATAGAATCTCTCATCGTCTTTCTCTGGAAACCAGTGACAATAAAATATCACCTGAACGCAGAGATTTTCTTAACCAACACGTCATCCCTGTCTTACAGGAATGCCATATTGCTCTTAGAACAAACGATATGGAGATGATGCAAAAAGCCTTGGCAAAATTCCCTACTGATAAGCAATGGTCTGCTTTTAAATCAGGAGAAGCGGTTAGAGCCAAAGCTCAAATCGATGTATTAAAGCAACAGATTGAAAAGAGAATCATGCTGCAAAGCCAGATTATCCCAGCCCTCACGGAATGCAATGAAGCACTGGATAAACAAAATGCCACAGAGGCATTGCAAGCGCTCAATAAACTGCCCACAGAAAAGGAAATAGTTAAGGCCAAGGGAATAGGACAAGAGTTAAGAGGGCAAATCACGGGTGTCAAGCAAGAGCTGACCGGAAATCTTGAGTCCCTGCAACGTGCAACCACTACTCCAGTTGTGCAAGATGCTGAGAAAATGAAAGTACGGTATGAAGCACTTGTCACAGACGTGACAAAACGAGTCACCGACTTTGAGAAAATCAAACCGGCCAATCTTGACAGTTATAACAAAGCCATTGCCGATTTAAATAACATACAACAAGAATTGAACCTTCTGCGTAATGAAAAAATTCGCATGCATACTGATAAAGAAAAGGCAGTGGATTTTTCTGACATTGAAGCTTTGGAAAAGCGATTACAAGACACTCAACCCAAGTTATACCCTACACTTGTAGAGGAAGCAACAAAAGGTATTCAAGAACTTGAAAAAATACCTAAGTCAATTAGTTTTGATGATGTCAAATCAATGACATCCAAGATTAATGGTTACCTGGAAACTTTGGAATTTATTCGTAATGAAAGAATCAAGAAGCATGGTGATTCCACTGAGCTTCTGGATATGTCTGACCTGGATAAGCTCAAAAACCAACTGCAAGGCGTTAGTCAGATTTTAGCTCAAATTTTATTAAATGAAGCCAAAAAATCTCTGGATAACATCAAGGATCCAGCTACACTCGAAGAAAAAGCACCTTACATAAAACGATGTCTTGATCATTTTGCTGAGCTTGAAAAAACACTGGATAGTTCAGTAAAAGCAATGAAACAAAAAGAAGATTTTAACACCTATAAAAACTCCTTAACGGATAAACAGGAAAAAGCCTATCCAGAAATGCTGCAATTGCAATACAAGAGTGAAGCGCTGATCACACAATTACGCAATCTATGCAATATTCACCATGACAATTTAGACAAAACGAGAGAAGAACTGCAACAGCAATTGAACAAGACCGGAGGAATACTAGACGGTTTCTTTAGTAAGACAACGACAGCGATAAGTCAAGCTGAGACAAAACAGGAAAAAGAACTTGTGAGATTTAAAACTGAGTTAAACAATGACAAGAGTGATATAAATCAACTCATTCAATTTCTGGCAAAGAAAAAACCATCCGAATTGGAAGAAAGTTTGGGCATAACAAAAGAGAATGCTGAGCAATTGCATGGACTGTTAAAGCAACTAGACGCAAAAGCTACTCCGATAGATAAATTACAGGAAAACGCAAGATTAATTGATGAAATATCAACCAAAATGGGTAGCAAGCCAGCCTCGCCAGAACTTGTTTCCGCAAAAAAAGCGAGAGAACACTATCAATTTCTTCTATATGGAACGACACAAAAAGTCGGTGACTTTGAAAAGCTCAAACCTTTAAATCCTGACAGCTATATAAAGGCTATGTCCGATTTAAATAACATGAAAGAAGCATTAAAATTCCTGCGCAGTGAGAAATCCCGGATACATGATGATAAAGAAAAAGTAGTAGAATTCTCTGATATAGAAGCCTTGGAAAAACGAGTACAAAACGCTCAACCCAAATTACTGACAGCACTCCTGGAGAAAACAACCAGAGATATTACAGCGTTAGTAAAAATACCCAGGAAGTTAACCTTTGAAGATATAAAATCAATGACATCCAAGCTTAACAGTTACCTGGAAACCCTGGAATTTATTCGTAATGAAAGAATCAAAAATCATGGTGAATCCCCTGAACCTTTGGATATGTCCGATTTAGACGGTTTAAAAGGGCAACTACAAACCTTCAATCAAAACCTGACCGATACAATACTAAGATCTACCAAAGATGCTCTGACAAGAATCAACGACCGAGCCAACTTTGAGGAAGGAGGACCTTACGTAAAAGCATGTCTTGGTCTTTTAACACAACTTGAAAAAACATTGGATAGTTCTGTTAAAAGTATGAAACAAAAAGAAGACATTAGTGCCTGTAGAAATTCTCTAGTCGATAAACAGGAAAAAGCCCATTCTGGAATGCTCGATTTGCAATCCAGGAGTGAAGCATTGATTACCCAATTACGTGATATCTGTAAAATTCATCACGGCAATTTAGCTGAAGCAAGAAGGGCCAAGCTTCATTCACTTGATAATCAGGAAGGAGGATTGTTGGGCGGATTATGGTCTGTTACTAATAAATTAGGCGTTACTACAGATACAGTAGGAATTGAGAGAATGCAGATAAAAATGAAGGAACATGCACTGGCAAGATTTAAAACGGAATTGAATAATGACCAATACGATACGAATCAAGTTATTGCCTTTTTAGCAAAGAAAAAACCATTGGAACTGGAGGAAGGCCTGGGCATATCAAAAGAGAATGCCGAAGAGTTACACGGACTATTAAGTAAACTAACCAGTAAAATGACTTCGAAAGTCGAAATTGAAGAAAATACACAGTTAATTGATGAAATTTCAACTAAAATAGGTAGTGAACCAGTAAAACTCGAATCGACTTACACAGTAGATGAAGATGAGCGTGATACCTATCGTCGAGAAAGTGGTTATTTTTAA